In the Clavelina lepadiformis chromosome 8, kaClaLepa1.1, whole genome shotgun sequence genome, one interval contains:
- the LOC143468228 gene encoding uncharacterized protein LOC143468228: MESLNDTEFSGDQISADEVKCEMFKKEHHDDSIKEQVLNKAKSLDLNDCRMYKDIEEKNDLVEVNNHFNESGDAKLEGATGSTESTLIIGKQLTVHKERMKEEKSSSGVPSEGSCDEQTDTENDLKGGLNENLIITGNGEGFEVEESTDTETGLDSGAPLDNHILSLDEDLHNVSGSQNSDDEDDIASSQERKSNRRKSHSNGTLEWIDNQHQGDTMHRFDVFRRSKQLCDLVILVGGHEIHCHRVVVGAASSAIFDELSRGEQEVGPVARIPLDVALPGLLPDAVDILVDYMYTSKLSMSSHQLMAVYRASLQLGVERVTPLCRRYIMNDLDVDQCVQIRRLAQSNRDFELRQYVDEFIEENFESVASSTELLSLPRIKMEVVVSPNTSITNLLSVNTRDGMLCTIALSWLCGVIQQKGGNYMEELIEQIQRVPLEDLNNAPSSLSNCNWRQDEHKAENGARNNGSFSSIRLSRSSSMDSLNSSESGESSGHIRCCPEGEWKVIASTQSQGTEHMIALCCLGDLLCALSIRLPSTSLQNGDLANLEQNGFQHNFQSSSASSSTSCSSSIGSVNAVAPLHQARCAAGVAQLNGKLLIAGGFNQSECLDSVESFDAVANRWSMITRMNEKRARFAVGVLRGHLYAVGGSSGSHDQMSVERYDPNKDVWNHVQPLLTSCSAAGVAVLNDRLYCVGGVQQNRGVVGIKTCQVYNPDENQWSPISSMHTGRSSLGVAAMGGFLYAVAGSDGWTCLATAEKYDPASNSWTYTAPLNVQRRGLGMTAHNDALYCVGGFDGQTFLNSVERYCPTDGNVWTLIPSALTVPRNNVGLVSLNNNVFAVGGFSGRQFLSSVEILDDGNCDWPSQDSHTSSVGVTNESD, from the exons ATGGAGTCATTAAATGATACAGAGTTTTCTGGGGATCAAATTTCAGCAGATGAAGTTAAATGTGAAATGTTTAAGAAAGAACACCACGATGATTCCATTAAAGAACAGGTTTTGAACAAAGCAAAGAGTTTAGATTTGAATGATTGCAGAATGTATAAAGACATTGAAGAAAAAAACGATTTAGTTGAGGTCAACAACCACTTCAATGAAAGTGGTGATGCAAAACTCGAGGGTGCTACTGGCTCTACTGAAAGTACTTTAATCATTGGAAAGCAGCTGACAGTGCACAAGGAAAGaatgaaagaagaaaaatCCAGTAGCGGTGTGCCAAGTGAGGGCAGTTGTGATGAGCAAACGGATACTGAAAATGACCTCAAAGGTGGACTTAACGAAAATCTAATCATAACTGGAAATGGTGAAGGATTTGAAGTTGAAGAATCTACAGATACAGAAACTGGTTTGGACTCTGGTGCTCCACTGGACAACCACATTTTGTCGCTTGATGAAGATCTTCACAATGTAAGTGGCAGCCAGAACAGTGATGATGAAGATGATATAGCCTCTTCTCAAg AAAGAAAATCAAATCGAAGAAAGTCGCATTCGAATGGAACTTTAGAATGGATCGACAACCAACACCAAGGAGATACCATGCATCGCTTTGATGTCTTTCGTCGGAGCAAACAATTATGTGATCTCGTGATTTTG gtTGGTGGCCACGAAATTCACTGTCATCGGGTTGTGGTTGGGGCTGCATCCAGTGCCATCTTTGATGAATTGTCACGTGGGGAACAGGAAGTTGGACCGGTGGCTCGAATACCGTTGGACGTTGCACTTCCTGGCCTGCTTCCGGATGCGGTTGACATATTAGTAGATTACATGTACACGTCAAA GTTGTCGATGTCATCTCACCAGCTTATGGCAGTCTATCGTGCTTCTCTTCAGCTCGGAGTGGAACGGGTCACGCCATTATGCAGACGATACATCATGAACGACTTAGACGTGGATCAATGTGTTCAGATAAGGCG ACTAGCTCAAAGTAATAGAGATTTTGAGCTGAGGCAATACGTTGATGAATTTATTGAGGAAAATTTCGAATCTGTGGCATCCAGCACTGAATTGCTGTCACTTCCACGAATTAAG ATGGAAGTGGTAGTTTCACCCAACACAAGTATTACCAACCTGCTCTCCGTAAACACAAGAGACGGGATGTTATGTACCATCGCTCTCTCCTGGTTATGTGGCGTTATACAACAAAAAGGTGGCAATTACATGGAAGAACTTATCGAACAG atCCAGCGCGTCCCTTTGGAAGATTTGAACAACGCACCGTCTTCTTTAAGCAACTGCAACTGGAGGCAAGATGAGCACAAAGCAGAAAACGGAG CCCGGAACAACGGATCTTTCTCCAGCATTCGCTTGTCGCGATCCTCATCCATGGACTCTCTGAACTCGTCCGAATCGGGAGAAAGCTCTGGTCACATCCGATGTTGTCCAGAAGGAGAATGGAAGGTGATCGCCTCAACACAAAGTCAAGGAACAG AGCACATGATTGCGTTATGTTGTCTCGGAGATCTTCTGTGCGCGCTTTCAATTCGACTGCCATCTACGTCACTGCAAAACGGGGACCTCGCTAA TTTGGAGCAAAATGGCTTCCAGCACAACTTCCAGAGCTCATCCGCAAGTTCATCCACGTCTTGCTCCTCATCTATCGGATCCGTGAACGCAGTTGCTCCTCTTCATCAAGCGAGATGCGCCGCCGGAGTCGCACAACTTAACGGCAAGCTATTGATCGCAG GTGGCTTTAATCAGTCGGAATGTCTTGATTCTGTGGAATCGTTTGATGCAGTCGCCAATCGTTGGTCGATGATTACGCGTATGAACGAAAAGCGCGCGCGCTTTGCCGTGGGTGTGCTGCGCGGTCATCTGTACGCAGTAGGCGGTTCTTCCGGGTCACATGATCAGATGTCAGTGGAGCGTTACGACCCTAACAAGGACGTGTGGAATCATGTTCAACCTCTTCTAACAAGCTGCTCGGCTGCCGGG GTTGCCGTGCTCAACGATCGTTTGTACTGTGTTGGCGGGGTACAGCAGAACAGAGGCGTTGTTGGGATAAAAACGTGCCAAGTCTACAACCCTGATGAAAATCAATGGAGTCCGATATCTTCGATGCATACTG GTCGAAGTTCACTTGGAGTCGCTGCCATGGGCGGTTTTCTTTACGCCGTAGCTGGCTCAGATGGGTGGACATGTCTGGCCACTGCCGAGAAGTACGACCCAGCAAGCAACAGCTGGACATACACTGCCCCTCTAAACGTTCAAAGACGTGGCCTTGGCATGACTGCTCATAACG ACGCACTTTACTGTGTTGGAGGATTCGATGGTCAAACTTTCCTGAACTCAGTGGAACGTTACTGCCCAACTGATGGCAACGTCTGGACGCTTATACCCAGCGCATTGACGGTACCTAGAAACAATGTCGGGCTTGTCTCG CTCAACAACAACGTCTTTGCGGTCGGAGGCTTCTCAGGCAGACAATTTCTCTCCTCGGTCGAGATCCTCGATGATGGAAATTGCGATTGGCCGAGTCAGGACTCTCACACTTCTTCAGTTGGAGTCACAAACGAGAGCGACTAA